TGCTTGATCCTTCTTCGCTGCATCTTTATCCGTGGAGGTATTACAAGCCACCATAGTAAGCATTGTACCAATTGCTACTGATGCGATTGCGATCTTTTTCATTTTCATAAAAATCCCCCTATATTTACAATTTTATCCTCCCCTTTACGATTCTATTTTCCCTTAAAAAATTCCTTTTCACACGAATTATCATCTTTCCGACAGTAATCTTCATAATAATACGTACAAAAATTGATAAAGTCGTTTTAATATTCGAGTTCTTTCTACCTCATTTTTCTGCTCCCTAATGAAAGAAAAAGAGTATATTGTCACATTAAGAATTGTAATCTACATATGACAATATACTCTCATATCAAATTTTTCTCTTTCTTGACATTTTATTTATACAAAAAAATAAATTATCTCCAAAATATTTTTCACTTTTATTATTTCTCAACTTTTTATTTACATAATATATTTATAAGTAACTAATTAAAACCACCATTAGAATGAATGATTTGCCCTGTCACCCAGCTCGCTTCTTCACTTACTAAAAAGGAAATTAAGCGCGCTGCATCCATTGATTCTCCAACTCTTCCTTTCGGGAATTTCCCTACTAAATAACGCCGCACTTCCTCTGTCATCCATCCTGTATTCGTCGGTCCTGGATCAACAGCATTAACTGTAATCCCTTTTTTCATCGCGACTGGCGCTACTGAAGTTGTAAATGCTTCAATAGCTCCCTTTGTTGCTACGTAAGCAAGTTCATTCGGCATCGGTCCTAACGATTGTCCTGAAGTAAGATTAATAATACTTCCACTCGTTTCAAACGTATAATTTTTAATAAATAATGAACTTAATAGCATCGTAGCCCGCACATTTACCGTATAATGTGTATCTAACTGTTCTATATCTAACTCTTCAATATTCGTATGAGTAGAATACGCAGCGTTATTAATAAGAATAGATGGCTCACCTAAACGCTCTGATACCATATAAAGCAAACGATTCGGCGAATAAGACTGCGATAAGTTGATTT
The DNA window shown above is from Bacillus clarus and carries:
- a CDS encoding SDR family oxidoreductase; amino-acid sequence: MEKIAIVTGATRLNGIGAAVCKVLAQKGIDVFFTYWSRYDKAMPWGMNDQEPFLLKKEIESSGVRCEMAEINLSQSYSPNRLLYMVSERLGEPSILINNAAYSTHTNIEELDIEQLDTHYTVNVRATMLLSSLFIKNYTFETSGSIINLTSGQSLGPMPNELAYVATKGAIEAFTTSVAPVAMKKGITVNAVDPGPTNTGWMTEEVRRYLVGKFPKGRVGESMDAARLISFLVSEEASWVTGQIIHSNGGFN